In Vibrio hippocampi, a single genomic region encodes these proteins:
- a CDS encoding FlgO family outer membrane protein: MKKWLLMASVLTLTSCAYSPIYNGKESYAGSQFMLMQSPRHTMDFFVESLTDELVKSNTSISARTPIAVASFVDLQNLDATNWLGNSVSEGFIHQFQSRGFKVVDYKTTGSIQVTSQGDFAFSRDWQDLAKEQQIQFVLTGTMLRQDGGVLVNARVVGMQSRIVVASAQGFLPADRIGRDLDTLNQIRTEDGVLIRSDPSMTTPHTVILRP; encoded by the coding sequence ATGAAAAAGTGGCTATTGATGGCGTCGGTGTTAACACTGACCTCTTGTGCCTACTCACCAATCTACAATGGTAAAGAATCCTACGCGGGATCTCAGTTTATGCTGATGCAGAGCCCGAGACATACCATGGATTTTTTTGTAGAGAGCCTAACTGATGAACTGGTCAAGTCGAATACCAGTATCTCTGCACGTACGCCAATCGCGGTTGCGTCCTTTGTCGATTTACAAAACTTAGACGCCACTAACTGGCTGGGTAACTCCGTATCAGAAGGTTTTATTCATCAGTTTCAGAGCCGAGGTTTTAAAGTCGTTGACTATAAGACAACCGGTTCGATTCAGGTGACGAGTCAAGGTGATTTTGCCTTTAGCCGTGACTGGCAAGACTTAGCCAAAGAGCAGCAGATCCAGTTTGTCCTGACCGGAACAATGCTGCGCCAAGACGGCGGTGTGTTAGTCAATGCTCGTGTTGTGGGGATGCAGTCAAGAATAGTTGTAGCGTCTGCGCAGGGCTTCTTGCCTGCGGACCGTATCGGCCGAGACTTAGATACGCTAAACCAAATCCGTACGGAAGATGGTGTCTTGATTCGCTCTGACCCGTCAATGACAACCCCACATACTGTGATTTTACGACCTTAG
- a CDS encoding flagella synthesis protein FlgN has protein sequence MAALVDLIEYQLKNAKALSILLSEETKAIAARESSKIESIAKDKMALIAQLQQTDQRLSQHQDIERLKSEPHLAQQVADIQSVILDCQQLNDINGQSLQRAQLSFNKLNNLMQQSHGKVGMTYNAGGQTHTLSTLGTNIKA, from the coding sequence ATGGCCGCTCTGGTTGATTTGATTGAGTATCAACTAAAAAATGCAAAAGCGCTTTCGATTCTTCTTAGTGAAGAAACGAAGGCGATTGCTGCGCGTGAGTCATCAAAAATAGAATCCATTGCCAAAGACAAAATGGCACTGATTGCTCAGTTGCAACAAACCGACCAGCGTTTGAGTCAACACCAAGATATTGAGCGACTCAAAAGCGAACCTCATCTTGCCCAGCAAGTGGCTGATATCCAGTCTGTCATACTCGACTGCCAACAGCTCAATGACATCAACGGTCAAAGCCTACAGCGTGCTCAACTTAGCTTTAACAAGCTAAACAACTTAATGCAGCAGAGCCATGGCAAGGTCGGTATGACTTACAATGCCGGTGGTCAAACGCACACGCTGTCTACCCTAGGCACCAATATCAAAGCCTGA
- a CDS encoding LPP20 family lipoprotein yields the protein MRLLIATLVSLLMLGCAPISVMKQNTLTAVGYASISEQSGKNEGEQQVRAMRASKIDAYRELAEQVYGLRVSARADLQDQRLGVELTSGAVDGVIRGAQVVRSYKVGDSYVTELVLDIDKMDRLRDYGEIQTVSEKKRVSLF from the coding sequence ATGAGACTTTTAATTGCCACGCTAGTGTCACTGCTTATGCTGGGTTGTGCGCCGATCAGTGTAATGAAGCAAAATACTTTGACCGCCGTTGGCTATGCGAGCATCAGCGAACAGAGCGGCAAGAATGAAGGCGAGCAGCAAGTCCGTGCGATGCGTGCTTCAAAAATTGATGCCTATCGTGAATTAGCTGAACAGGTGTATGGACTGCGTGTATCCGCAAGAGCCGATCTGCAAGACCAACGCCTAGGCGTTGAATTAACATCGGGCGCGGTGGATGGTGTGATTCGTGGCGCTCAAGTGGTTCGCAGCTACAAAGTGGGCGACAGCTATGTGACTGAGCTTGTCCTCGATATTGATAAGATGGACAGACTGCGTGACTACGGAGAAATCCAGACCGTCAGTGAGAAGAAGCGAGTTAGCTTGTTTTAG